The following are encoded together in the Glycine max cultivar Williams 82 chromosome 8, Glycine_max_v4.0, whole genome shotgun sequence genome:
- the LOC100817613 gene encoding uncharacterized protein, with product MAKNYGFLVCIFVLVLDIVAGILGIQAEMAQNKVKDLKVWVLECRDPSYEAFKLGLAASICLVFAHAIAHLLGRCICMQSKEECQGATANGRLAVAFLILSWILLGIAFSLLIFGSLANSRSRESCGISNRRFLSIGGILCFIHGLFTIGYYVSVTATRREEKRQGNSIVGHT from the exons ATGGCCAAAAACTATGGGTTCCTTGTCTGCATTTTTGTCTTGGTCTTGGACATTGTAGCTGGCATACTTGGAATTCAAGCAGAaatggctcaaaacaag GTTAAGGACTTGAAAGTGTGGGTACTTGAGTGTAGGGATCCAAGCTATGAAGCTTTCAAGCTAGGACTTGCTGCTTCCATTTGCTTGGTCTTTGCTCATGCAATTGCTCACTTGCTTGGTCGGTGCATTTGCATGCAATCCAAAGAAGAATGCCAAGGAGCCACAGCTAATGGGCGATTAGCAGTGGCTTTTCTCATTTTATCTTG GATATTATTAGGGATTGCTTTCTCCTTGCTGATTTTTGGCTCCTTAGCCAACTCAAGATCAAGGGAATCGTGTGGGATATCAAATCGTCGGTTTCTATCCATTGGAGGGATTCTATGCTTCATACACGGGTTGTTCACCATTGGTTATTATGTTTCTGTAACTGCCACAAGAAGGGAAGAAAAGAGGCAAGGAAACTCCATTGTAGGCCACACTTAA